From Tachypleus tridentatus isolate NWPU-2018 chromosome 8, ASM421037v1, whole genome shotgun sequence, a single genomic window includes:
- the LOC143223121 gene encoding uncharacterized protein LOC143223121, translated as MDTRLEHLVFLLAFLLLGVAITQGRRKPSFDCPAEFGSFPDKEDCTKYYVCVFGEVKIERCSGGLMFNTELETCDWQRNIQVDCQGNKVGTDKDDEDEEDFFSRRQPESLRLQSQPRTQDTAANFTSNITPRKINFPPRTSTRLRQPILSNERLHTPKIDTISRFRRPQPDTDSRLNRVSSAPVARSSRPETATDTKPNRPRSYFYPRLNRPAQTDESVLNRPVSAENQGFSRPVPAVESRFNKPISSDSSFNQEATNYRSNRPMVDGDKFHRPALESDARQSRIPSVTESRFQLPSSTNYARVNRPRPNTGSMYAVPAPAMDARYSRPALQNQDSYDYDYDANEPEYDDEYNYFVKPVNFQDRDITVDKDNSNNDRQWETDMLVPHTQDNSDAEAPPLFAFKKPNQYNLPFRPPALRATSDDKSTEIGPPYSRDNGEEQVITSVRSRTRDQNSHPISNRNRKVVLIRRNKQQSSNNETKRRRKVAVIYNNRDELDVPNQGLDPLDAQFGTNPRYLTRPEVYSQQSLRRPSDNKFTPNRRYRPYVEKDDSLSDTTKPRYSSAVSSSKPYNIYDQPYNYDYEAEYEDTTSKPPIRFRIQSPRKYQRNQQVVAVTTTSSTTTTTQPPTTRQTSFPQRRLPVGFVRPATKSPDDVVTTPASFPARPPPVHPTPQPYVVAETCNTNKCLLPDCRCGGSDVPGGLSPKDIPQIVLLTFDDGINDLNSDIYKEIFTGRTNPNGCPILGTFYVSHEWTDYGRVQTLYSQGHEMASHTISHSFGEKFSKSKWLKEVAGQREILHLYGGVKMEDIRGMRAPFLQSGGNNMFQMLHEANFTYDSSLPVYQHNPPFWPYTFDYSINHECAIPPCPTKSFPGLWEVGMVMWDDLRGGRCSMVDACASPPDEEGVIEFLSKNFYRHYDSNRAPFGLFYHSAWFNTPHRRKGFIKFLNEINSKDDVWIITNWQMLQWMRDPTPLSKISQFEPWKCNTKDLPPPCHRPKSCEVSHKGSTRYMNTCQRCPAVYPWIGKTGF; from the exons ATGGATACTCGTCTGGAACACTTGGTCTTCCTTTTGGCTTTCCTTTTGTTGG GTGTCGCGATAACCCAAGGTAGAAGAAAACCATCATTCGACTGTCCGGCGGAATTCGGTTCCTTTCCCGATAAAGAGGATTGTACCAAGTACTATGTCTGTGTCTTTGGAGAAGTCAAAATTGAGAGATGTTCTGGTGGACTGATGTTCAACACAGAACTCGAAACCTGTGATTGGCAACGTAATATACAGGTAGATTGTCAAGGCAACAAAG TGGGCACTGATAAAGACGACGAAGATGAAGAGGACTTTTTTAGCCGAAGACAACCAGAAAGTCTTAGACTTCAAAGTCAACCACGTACACAAGATACCGCTGCAAATTTTACGTCAAACATTACTCCCAGAAAAATTAATTTCCCTCCCCGTACAAGCACAAGGCTTAGACAACCGATCTTATCTAACGAAAGACTCCACACACCTAAAATTGACACTATATCAAGGTTCAGGAGACCTCAACCAGACACTGACTCCAGACTTAACAGAGTGTCTTCTGCTCCTGTCGCTAGATCTAGCAGACCTGAAACTGCCACTGACACCAAACCAAACAGACCTCGATCATATTTTTACCCTAGACTCAACAGACCAGCCCAGACGGATGAATCCGTGTTAAACAGACCAGTTTCAGCTGAAAATCAAGGATTTAGTAGACCAGTTCCTGCTGTTGAATCCAGGTTCAACAAGCCAATTTCAAGTGACTCTAGCTTCAACCAAGAAGCCACTAACTATAGATCCAACAGACCTATGGTTGATGGTGACAAGTTTCATAGGCCAGCTCTAGAAAGTGATGCTAGGCAAAGTAGAATACCTTCAGTCACCGAATCTAGGTTCCAATTGCCATCTTCAACCAATTACGCAAGGGTCAATAGACCCAGACCAAATACTGGCTCCATGTATGCGGTACCAGCTCCAGCCATGGACGCTAGGTATAGCAGACCTGCTCTTCAAAACCAGGACTCTTATGATTATGACTATGATGCTAATGAACCAGAATATGATGACGAGtacaattattttgtaaaaccaGTAAACTTTCAGGACAGAGATATCACAGTCGACAAAGACAACTCCAACAATGATCGCCAGTGGGAAACCGATATGTTGGTGCCCCATACCCAAGATAACAGCGATGCAGAAGCTCCCCCACTTTTCGCTTTTAAAAAACCTAACCAGTATAACCTCCCTTTCCGCCCTCCCGCTCTGAGAGCAACTAGTGATGATAAAAGTACAGAGATTGGTCCCCCCTACAGCCGGGATAATGGTGAAGAGCAAGTAATCACTTCAGTTAGATCTAGAACAAGAGACCAAAATTCACATCCGATAAGCAACAGAAACCGTAAGGTTGTTCTCATTCGAAGAAATAAACAGCAGTCTAGTAATAATGAAACGAAACGTCGAAGAAAAGTTGCTGTTATCTATAACAACCGAGACGAACTTGACGTTCCTAACCAGGGTCTAGACCCTCTGGATGCACAGTTTGGAACTAACCCAAGATATTTAACAAGACCAGAGGTTTATTCTCAGCAATCTTTAAGGCGTCCATCAGACAATAAATTTACTCCTAACAGACGTTATCGCCCATATGTTGAGAAAGACGACTCTCTTTCAGATACAACCAAGCCACGTTACTCTTCAGCCGTAAGCTCTTCCAAGCCATACAATATTTATGACCAACCGTACAATTACGACTACGAAGCGGAATACGAGGATACAACATCAAAACCACCGATCAGATTTAGAATTCAATCACCTAGAAAATATCAAAGAAACCAACAAGTCGTTGCAGTTACAACTACATCCTCCACAACTACCACCACTCAGCCACCAACGACCCGGCAAACAAGTTTTCCTCAAAGACGCTTACCCGTAGGATTCGTCAGACCTGCAACCAAATCTCCAGATGACGTGGTAACTACACCAGCTAGTTTTCCTGCACGACCCCCTCCTGTGCATCCTACACCACAACCGTATGTCGTTGCTGAAACATGTAATACAAACAAATGTCTACTGCCAGATTGTCGATGCGGAGGATCAGATGTTCCTGGAGGACTCTCTCCAAAAGACATTCCtcagattgttttattaaccTTTGACGATGGTATCAATGACCTTAATTCTGATATTTACAAAGAAATCTTTACAGGAAGAACAAATCCTAACGGGTGTCCGATTTTGGGAACTTTTTACGTGTCTCATGAATGGACCGACTATGGTAGAGTACAGACGCTTTATTCTCAAGGTCACGAGATGGCATCACATACAATAAG CCACAGTTTTGGGGAGAAGTTCTCTAAGTCTAAATGGCTGAAAGAAGTTGCAGGCCAACGGGAAATTCTCCATTTATATGGGGGAGTCAAAATGGAGGACATCCGAGGAATGAGAGCCCCTTTCTTGCAAAGTGGTGGAAATAATATGTTCCAGATGCTTCACGAGGCTAATTTCACTTACGATTCTTCCTTGCCAGTATATCAACACAACCCTCCATTCTGGCCCTACACCTTTGACTACTCCATCAATCACGAGTGTGCAATCCCACCATGCCCAACAAAGTCATTCCCGGGATTGTGGGAAGTAGGAATGGTAATGTGGGACGATTTGAGAGGGGGCCGCTGTTCAATGGTTGATGCCTGTGCTAGCCCACCAGATGAAGAAGGAGTCATTGAGTTCCTTTCTAAGAATTTCTATCGTCACTACGATTCCAATAGGGCACCATTCGGCTTGTTCTACCATTCAGCTTGGTTCAATACACCCCATCGCAGAAAaggatttattaaatttttaaatgaaatcaaCAGTAAAGACGACGTTTGGATCATTACCAACTGGCAGATGTTGCAGTGGATGAGAGATCCAACCCCTCTTTCAAAGATTTCACAGTTCGAGCCGTGGAAATGTAACACGAAAGACCTACCCCCACCGTGTCACCGACCCAAGTCGTGTGAAGTATCTCACAAAGGTTCGACTCGCTACATGAACACTTGTCAGAGATGTCCTGCTGTTTATCCCTGGATAGGCAAAACTGGATTTTAA